The Ornithinibacillus sp. 4-3 region AAACATCTGAAGTCATTGATTATCTTACTACAAAAAAATAAAATATCATTGATATAAATTACTCCGAAAATATACTTCACTTAGCTGATAAGTATATTTTCGGAGCTTATGTTTTTCATTATTCGAGGCGTGCATCTCCTAATACGCCTAAGGAACGTATTTCTTCCTTCGTTGTTTCATCACCTAATTGATATATCATTTGATAAGCTTCCGTAAAACTTTCATCATGAAGGTCATTAGCACTATCTTCATGATAAGGTTTAAATGGAATATGTGCTCGAATGTAAGTTTGCATATCTGCTCCATTCATTTTATCCAGCTTTGCACGAAGTAATGAAATATCACCTTCTGTAGCATAAATCACAAAAGCATGGTCTTCTCCATATTTGGAAGCACTGATTTCATACTTTGTCATATTCACGTAGTATTTTTGTCTATCCATACACATACCTCCTTAGCGATAGTTTTACACGCTTTTCGAAAATACATGTATGATTTCAATTTTTATTTTATTTGCTCATTATCTAATTTAAGTACCGTGTGCAAAAGTACATTTGCCGCATTTTCAATATCACTATCTAAGGATAATTCATGCTCCACATGACTGATTCCACCGATACTTGGCAAAAAGATCATTCCTGTTGGACATATATCACTCATATACTTAGCATCATGACCCGCACCACTATATAGTTCCCTAGTGGATAAATCCAATTCCTCTGCTACTTCTTTTATTTTTTTAATAATTTTCGAATGAAAATGAGTAGTGCTGACCTGCCATAAATCAGTGATACTCAATTGAAATTGCTCCTGCTCACACATATCTTGTAGATCTTGCTTCGTTTCCTTGATGAATTGTTCACGAATTTCATCCTTTACATGACGAATATCTAAAGAGAACACTACTTCCTCCGGGATACAATTTACAACACCTGGAGATAAATGCATTCTTCCTATCGTTACACTTAAATTCTCATCCCATTGTTTAGCTTTTTCCTCTAAATAGACAATCATATTTGCTACCTTCATCAATGCATCTTTACGTAAATTCATTGGTGTCGGCCCAGCATGTCCACCTGATCCAGTGACCTTTAGCTCCATCCATGTCATTCCTTTTACTCCTTGAACAACTCCAATTTCTTTCTTTTCATTTTCTAAAATAGGTCCCTGTTCAATATGCAATTCAATAAAAGCATGAATATTTGATAATGGAGATTGTTTTTCGCCCTTATAGCCAATATGCTCTAATTCACTGTCAAAAGTTTTGCCATCTATATCTGTTCTACTATAAACATAATCTAAAGAGAATATCCCTGTAGCTCCTCCTGAACCTAATAATGCAGGTTCAAAACGTGCTCCTTCTTCATTCGTAAAATTAACTACTTCAATAGGGCGGTTTGTCTCGATTTGCTGATCATTTAATGTACGAATAACCTCTAATGCAGAAAGCACTCCTAAAACTCCATCAAATCTTCCTCCATTTGGTTGTGTATCTAAATGGGAACCGATCATAATTGGAGTTAGATTAGCTTTCCCTGCTCTTCTTCCAAACATATTACCAAATTCATCAATTCGAATTTCTAAACCAGCTTCTTTCATCCAATTTAAAAATATATCTCGCATCTTTTTATCCTCTTCAGATAAGGCTAATCGACGTAAGCCATCTCCTGGGATAGTACCGATACTAGAGCTTTTTTCTAGTGTTGCTTTCAAGCGATTAAAATCAATATTAATTTTTGTATTCTTCAATGCTACCACCACTTCATTATTATTTTATCGATTAATGCGTGTTCAAAAAAGTCAATACAAATGACCGAGAAATTCAAGGCAGCGCAGCTTAGAGTAGCGGAATGTATGGTTTTAATACATGAGCAGACGCTCTTGCACGCAGAAAAAGTGCTTTTCTTTTTCAAGGAACGGAAAAGCAAGCTAACGACTTTCACAGGATGTGATGACTTCGACGTTCGACACAGGACGTGTCGGAACTTAGTCGAAGTTCCACTACTTACCGTGTCATTTTTGTTGGACTTTTTGAACATCCTCTATTATAACGGATTTTCTAGTTCATCTGGTTTTGATAATAAGGAGATGACAATAAGTGTAATAATTGAGATTGGTAGTCCCAAAAATACTGGATGTATGCCAAATGGATGCCCTAAAATTTGCCAACTTGTAGCTACAACAAGACCAATCCACATTGATGTTACTCCTGCCACCTTTGTTGTTCGTTTCCAGAACATACCAAATGCCACTGGCGCCAAAAGTCCGGAAACCAACATGGCTGTGCCAGTAACCCAAAGATTAACAAGTTGTGGGATATATAGTGCAAGTAACAATGCAAAAATTGAAACAAGAGCGACAGAATAGCGACTGTATTGAAGCAATTTTGCATCTGTTGGATTTTTCATTCTTGGTTTAATAATATCATTAATAATAGATGAAGCCCCTGCCATAAAGAAGGAGTCAGCTGTAGATATAACTGTTGCCAGTAAAACAATGACCATCACGACAACAAAAGGAAAGCTGAAAATAGCTTCAATCACTTCATAATAAATTAATGCTGGATTGGCACTTTCCAGCTGTAATCCATATCGACCAAAGATTCCAATCGTCATAACAAATACACCAGTTAGACCGGCAACAATAATTGAAATCCAATACCCTCGCATGGCTGTCTTATGATCCTTTGCTGCCCAGAAGCGTTGCCATAAATCTTGTCTTACAAATTGGTATGCTCCTATCGTAAGCAAGTAAATAAACACTTCTGTAGGAGTAATACCAAATATACTTAAATGATCTCCTTGGTTTAAAGCAATGGCATTTTCAGACATAGCTGACCAGCCACCTGATACGAAGATAACTATGACAAATAGAAGAACAATTCCTAATGTTTGAATCGTACCGTGAATAGCATCTTGCCAAATAACAGATTTTAATCCTCCAAAATAGGTTTTTAAAGTTAACAAAACCCAGCTTATAATAATCCCAAGTGTCATACTCGTCCCAATCGTTAAATTTAAAATCGTAGCAATCGCCACAAATTGCATCCCAGTAATTGCACAATAGGCAACTAAAATACTAATAACAGTTGGCACACGCGCTGGCTCTCCAAATCGCATTGCTGTGAAATCACCAATCGTGACCATATTATATTTTTCTCCAAGCTCACGGATTTTCTTTAAAAACACAAATGCCATGATCGCACCTGCGATAAATCCACCAATATTAAGCCACTGTTGCCCCATACCTAAGGTGAATGCATTTTCCATATATCCAAGTAAACTAGCTCCTCCAATTGCTGTACCAACAAATGTTAAAATAATGGGATAAATGGATACTGATCTCCCAGCCACATTATAATCATCATATGATTTAATTTGTCTTTTATTAATATAAAGAGAGAAAGCAAATAACAATGCAAAATAGACAATAACAATAACTCCTAAAATCATTCGTTCCTGTCCGCTAAACATATATTCATCTCCTTATTATTTTGTTTTAGACCTATTTCTTATATATTGATTTCCCATTCATAAATGTCTCCTCTACTTCAAGATCTTTTAGCTTTTCAGTATCAACCTCTAATGGATTTTCTGATACGATAATAAGGTCTGCTTTTGCTGATGCTTTAATAACACCAATGATATTTTCCTCACAGGAACTATAAGCTGCATCTACGGTATATGCTTTGACCGCCTCATAGGCTGAAATATTTTGTACACTATCTGACACTTGACCTGAAATCGTTTTACGATTTACAGCGCCATATATACCTGTCCATGGATTCCCTCCCGTTACAGGTAAATCAGAATTACCTGGTGCAACGATTCCATAATCAATAAACGTTCGATGTGGATACACACGTTTCATTCTTTCTGTCCCTAAATTTTTAATATAGCTGTCGCCGATGTGATAAATAAATCCAATCGAAGAAGCAGCAATAAGTCCAAGTTCTTTCATTCGTTTTAAATGATCTTCAGTAGGAAGTGCACAGTGTTCAATCCGATTACGCATATTTGATATATTGGCTTCCTTATGTGCCTCTTCAAATGCTTGTATGGAAACTTCAATAGCACGTTCTCCAATAGCATGTATGGCAACTCTTAAATCTCCTAAAATAGCTTGTTTCATATATGGTGCAATTTCATCTGTTGAAAAATATAATATTCCTTTATGATTATCATCCTCATACGGCTGATCCACTGCTGCTGTCCTTCCTCCTACACTACCATCCAGCATGTATTTCATACCTTGAATACGGATCATATCATTACCAAAACCACTTTTAATTCCAAGTGATAATGTTTGATTTAAATGCCCTTTCCACCCGTTCTGGTTTAGTGCCCAAATCCAAGGACGAACTCTTACAGTCAAATTATCATCTGATAATAAATCTTGATATAATTGCATATTTTCTTGAACAGCACTCATATCATGAACTGTGGTAATTCCCCATTTTGCAAAATCCTTTTGTGCTAATTCAAATCCTTTTTTCAGATCGTTATAATCATATTCAGGTAAAGACAGTAAATCTTGAGCAAGCTCCTCTAAAATACCCGTCATTTCACCCGATTGATCATATTCAATATTACCTCCCTTAGGTTGCGAGGTATCTTTTGTAATTCCACTCATTTCAAACGCTTTTGAGTTAGCTACTGCCACATGACCACAGGTTCTTTTAAGAATAACAGGATGGTTTGGTGAAACTTTATCTAAGTCCCAGCGTGTGATTTTTCGTTTTTCTTTTAATTTACTATCATCCCATCCCCAGCCTCTAATCCACTCATTTTCTGGAGTTGACTGTGTTTGTTCTTTAATTTTCTTCAGAACATCTTCAATGGAAGGTGCACTTGTTGCACGACAATCGATTTCTAGTAGTTTAATAGCATAATCAACCGGATGAACATGACTTTCAATAAATCCTGGCATTAATGTTTTTCCTTCTAAATCAACTACTTCTGTGTTCTTACCTTTCCAGTTAAGTGCTGGTTCAGTATCACCTACATATTGGATTACTCCTTCTCTAACAACAACCGCACTTGCATCCAGTAAATCCATATCCATCGTCATAATATGCCCGTTTACAAAAATCGTATCTGCTTTCACTATTTATCCCTCCGTTAAATCATCTTTTTTTAAAACGATATGCCTTTTATATCTTATATTGATATACCCTCATCTCCTTCATAACAATTAAAGAATACAGTGAATTATCCAAAAAAATAGTTAAAATAAAAACCAGAAATATAAACATTCTAAAATGTTATGTCTATATTTCTGGTTGTAGTACTTTTTAAAATAACTATTAAATTTTATAATTAATAACTTAGCAAAAATTAATACTTTGGTCAATAAAATTCCGAATAAATGAAATTATATGAATTTATCTGGAATTTCATTATATATATCTAATAATTTTTTTCTCATTAATTTATTTGATGCATTTCGCGGAAGCTCATCGATGAAAAAGATATGCTTTGGTAATTTATAAGATGCCAATCTTTGTTTCGCATAGGATATAATCAGCTCGCTCGAAATCTCGTCTGTCTTTACAACAAAAGCGACTGGAACTTGTCCCCATTTTTCATCAGGTACACCTATTACACCCACCTCAAGAATTTCACCTAGTCTAGCGATAACATTTTCTACTTCCGTTGGATAAATATTTTCTCCACCTGAAATAATTAAATCCGTTCGGCGTTCAACTACATAAAGAAAGCCCTTCTCATCCACATAGCCTAAATCTCCTGTTGCAAGCCATCCGTCATTAAATACACGATTATTTGCCTGTTCATTTTTATAATAGCCTTCTGTAACCATTGGACCTTTAACAAAAATTTCGCCGATACCTTCTCTGTTTGGTTCATTAATCTTTAATTGTGCTGGGAATAATGGTTTTCCAGATGAACCTAACTGATTCATCGCATCTGCTGGAGAAAGTGTCACAATTTGAGAGGATGTTTCTGTCATCCCATAAGACTGAAAAACAGCTATTTCATGATTATTTGCTTGCTCAAGCAATGTTTTAGGCGCTGGACCACCACCTAGCAACATACAGCGAAATGTTTCAGGATATTTCTCATCCTTTAATGTATTTACTAGTCGCTTCAACATAACAGTAACTACAGAAGCAATTGTTACTCCTTTTTCAAAAATCGCCTGATGAAAAGCTGTCTCATCAAATTTTTCCATTAAATAAACAGGAATCCCATAAATAACACTGCGAATAAAGATGGATAAACCACCTACATGAAACATCGGTAAAACTGCTAACCATTTGTCTGTTGCTTGCAAGCCAAAGTTTAATGCTGACCCGATAGCACTCCACCAATGATTTCCATATGTATGAACCACTCCTTTTGGATATCCAGTTGTTCCTGATGTATAAATAATCGTAAACACATCATCCAATCGGAGCTCGGTTTTCAATTCAATTGCTGCTTCTTGAAAGCTTTCTACCTGAGCAAAAGAAAAGGTTGGTATGTTAAAATTCATTTTTGCTTCTACATCTTTTGAAGTTAGAAGATAACGGATTTCAGCATTTTCGATTTGATATGCTAATTCTTCTTTTGTTAAACGAATATTTAATAATACTGCTACAGCACCAATATAGCTTAATGCATGGATTGCAATCATCATTTCTGGTTGGTTTGTTGAGAAGATTCCAATATGATCTCCTTGTTTTATTCCTAAAGAAGTAAGCCTTCTAGCACACTGCTGACTTTTTTCTTGCAAAAGCTTATATGTGATGACATTTCCATTTTCCATTTCAATTGCTGGTTGATTCGGAGATAACAAGGCTTGCTTCGTCAACCAATGTGGAATTGTATTAGACATCCGTCTCTCTCCTTAAGCATTTATACTTTTTCATTCAAAACCAAACTCACAAGTAGCACCATTATAGATTAATACGATTTCATGAGATTAACACATGTACTAACATGTCCTATGCTTCAAAAAACATAGAGGTTGAGATAAAAACATTTTAAGTTAGTCACTCCCAAATATCAATACTAAAAAATACTCGCTATGAGGGATACAGGATGTATGTTAGTTCGGTGTTGCACTATGTTCATTCATTTTTAACAAATTGTTTCATAAGGATAATGTTCAATTATATTTGACAGTAAAACCAATATCTGCCTGGTACTTTAGTAAAAACAATTTCTTGATAATTTTGACGGTCTCTGTGAAAAGATAAGTTTTAATCCTTCGAGGGAATTATTTTTTACATGAACATAAACACCAACCGTTCTACCGTAGCGATTGATAATCTTAGTAATCTCTTTCATCTTATAGCCGTAATAGCGTTTATAGTGACGAGATTCTCTTACATTCTTCATCGCTTCTTTCAGTTCTTCCATCTACACTTTCTAGTTCTCTACAAAATAAGTACGAGTCTAATAATTATACTAGACTCGTACTCTCAAACAAGAACAAACTAATTTATTTAATACCTTCTGTCCACTCATCCACTTTATCTTGATTCGCTTCTACCCATTCAGCTGCTGCATCAGCTGGATCAGTACCTTCATTAATATTTAACATAACTTCTTCCATGTCATCTGTAGTCCAGTAGAAGTTATCTAATATTTGATATGCCTCTGGAGCATCCTCTTCTAGTCCTTCACGAACCATTGTTTCAATTGTTTCCGCTTCACCAAATACACCTTCTGGATCTTCAAGATATTTCAAATCATATACCTGAAACTTCCAATGTGGTGTCCAACCAGTTACAATAATTTCATCTTTATTATCATAAGCACTTCCCAGTTCTTTTGTCATTGCACCGCTAGAAGAAGTCTGAACAGTCCAGCCATCCAGATTTTCATACGTTTCAACGGTTTCTTCGGATGCACTTACAACACCTGCACCCGGCTCAATACCTGTAATTGTTTGACCAGCTTCATCGGAAAGGTCCGCAATAGAATCAACATCCATATATTCTGGTACGACCAGCCCAATTTTTGCACCTTCTAAGTTAACACCAAGCCGATCTACTTGATCACCATATGCATCGAATTGTTCAGCATGTGTTCCCGGCAACCATGCTGCTACCATACCATCTACTTCGCCATTTGCAACTGCTTCCCACATCACTGCATTATCCAGTGCAGTTAATTTCACATCATACCCTACATCTTCCAGTACTTTTCCGATAACATGTGTAGATGCCACTTCAGAATCCCATTCTACATAAGCTAGCTCAATTTCGCCATTTATTCCACCCTCTGCAGCATTATCATCTCCACTGTTACCATTGCTGTCGTCATTTCCACAACCTGCAACAACTAAACCTATTGCTAACGTTCCAATAAGCCCAGCACGTTTAAGACTCCTTTTAAACATAAATAAAACTCCCCTTTACTTTAATTTGATATATTGACACTCTTCATGGAAGAAGAAATCCCTCCTCCATAAAAAAATGGTCACACAGTTTTATTCTTTCCCTTTATTCATATTTTGTGTAATACGGTCGATAATAATAGCTAGAATTACAATACCAACTCCAGCAACGAATCCAGTACCAACAGAGGCACGCTGTAGTGCAGACAGTACCTGGCTTCCGAGTCCTGGTGCACCAATCATTGACGCGATTACAACCATGGATAGAGCAAGCATCACTGTCTGGTTAATCCCAGCCATAATGGTTGATTTCGCCATTGGCAATTCTACTTTAAACAATTTCTGTGGCCCAGTCGCACCAAATGAATCCGACGCTTCAATTAAATCCTTGGAAACTTGACGAATGCCTAAGTTTGTAAAACGGACAGTTGGAGGTGTCGCAAATATAAGCGATGCAAATACCCCGGGAACCATCCCGATTCCGAAGAATGCTACTGCCGGAATTAAGTATACGAATGCCGGCATAGTCTGCATAAAGTCCAAAATTGGTTGAAAAATGGAATTGGCAATCTTACTTTTTGCCATTAAAATGCCTATTGGAACACCTATAATAACAGATAATAAACTTGCCAGAATAACCAATGTTATGGTAGCCATTAACGCCTCCCATAATCCCTGGTTATAAACAAACCATAGACCAACAATTGAAAATACCGCTAATCCAAACTTCTTTCCCGAAACCAAGAACGCAATCACAGCAACAATTAAAATGAACAGGACTGGAGGGATGCTTGTTAAAGCCTTTTCAGATATAAAATCCATAAACTCGCCAAAATGTTCTTTGATTGGTTCAAAAAGAAATGCAAATTTACCTTGAATCCAGTCTGTGGCCTTTTCTGTCCATTCTGCTAACGGGATTTTATCCACAAAATCAAGCATCTAAGTTCACCTCTCCATCATTTGCAAGCGCAGCTAATACTGCTCCGCGGACAATAATCCCATTTAAACGTCCGCTTTCTTCCACAACTGCAATCGGAACAGGTGTGTTGTAAATCAAAGAGAAGATTTCTTGCATTAGTGCTTCTGGTGCCACCCTTAGAATGTCTGTTTTTAAAATTTCTTTAATACTGGATATTCCTTTTTTACGTGCTTCGGAAGCATCATCTGCTGTGACATAGCCTTGCAGGCGACGCTTTTCATCAACAACAAGGATGCTTGAAATACCTTCCTTGCGCATTCTTTCCAATGCTGTACGAGGACCATGCTTTTCTATATTAATTGTTTCTGGACGTTTCATAATGTGGCTTGCTGTAAGGATTTTTGAGCGATCAACATCTTCCACAAACTTTTCGACATAGTCATTTGCTGGCTTCATCAGAATTTCTTCCGGTGTACCAATTTGCACAATAACCCCATCTTTCATTAATGCAATGCGATCTCCTATACGAAGTGCTTCATCAAGGTCATGCGTAATAAAGATAATAGTCTTTTTCATGGAGGCTTGCAGGTCAATCAACTCATCCTGCATCTCTTTGCGGATTAATGGATCAAGTGCTGAAAAGGCTTCATCCATTAATAACACTTTTGGATCATTTGCTAATGCACGAGCTAATCCTACACGCTGCTGCATCCCACCAGATAATTGACCTGGTTTTTGATGTATATAATCTCCTAATCCTACAAGTTTTAATGACTCTTCAGCTCGTTTCCGCCGTTCCTTTTTATCAATACCTTGTACCTCTAAACCAAATACTGCATTTTCTAAAATAGTGCGATGCGGGAAAAGTGCAAATTGCTGAAATACCATTCCTAATTTTTCACGACGCACTTGCCGCAAAGCTTTTTTATCTAACGTGGCCAATTCCTTACCATCTATAAGAATAGAGCCTTCACTCGGATCAATTAAACGATTGATTAATCGAACCAAAGTAGATTTCCCGCTACCTGAAAGCCCCATGATTACAAAGATTTCTCCTTCTTCTACCATGAAACTAGCACGGTTTACTCCGACAGTATTACCGGTCTTTTTGAGTATTTCTTCTTTGGAAATGCCCTGATCGAGCATTTTAATCGATTGATTAATATTTTTACCAAAGATTTTCGACAAGTTCTTTGCTTCTACTACTGCCATGTTCTCACCTCTTATTCTATTATGATACAATTAGTGTTAGGACATTTGATTCAAGGTACTTTTGAACCATCTGCGTTAAAAACAAAAATAAATGAATCGAACAGATTCATTTATTTT contains the following coding sequences:
- a CDS encoding hydrolase codes for the protein MDRQKYYVNMTKYEISASKYGEDHAFVIYATEGDISLLRAKLDKMNGADMQTYIRAHIPFKPYHEDSANDLHDESFTEAYQMIYQLGDETTKEEIRSLGVLGDARLE
- a CDS encoding M20 family metallo-hydrolase, which codes for MKNTKINIDFNRLKATLEKSSSIGTIPGDGLRRLALSEEDKKMRDIFLNWMKEAGLEIRIDEFGNMFGRRAGKANLTPIMIGSHLDTQPNGGRFDGVLGVLSALEVIRTLNDQQIETNRPIEVVNFTNEEGARFEPALLGSGGATGIFSLDYVYSRTDIDGKTFDSELEHIGYKGEKQSPLSNIHAFIELHIEQGPILENEKKEIGVVQGVKGMTWMELKVTGSGGHAGPTPMNLRKDALMKVANMIVYLEEKAKQWDENLSVTIGRMHLSPGVVNCIPEEVVFSLDIRHVKDEIREQFIKETKQDLQDMCEQEQFQLSITDLWQVSTTHFHSKIIKKIKEVAEELDLSTRELYSGAGHDAKYMSDICPTGMIFLPSIGGISHVEHELSLDSDIENAANVLLHTVLKLDNEQIK
- a CDS encoding sodium:solute symporter, with product MFSGQERMILGVIVIVYFALLFAFSLYINKRQIKSYDDYNVAGRSVSIYPIILTFVGTAIGGASLLGYMENAFTLGMGQQWLNIGGFIAGAIMAFVFLKKIRELGEKYNMVTIGDFTAMRFGEPARVPTVISILVAYCAITGMQFVAIATILNLTIGTSMTLGIIISWVLLTLKTYFGGLKSVIWQDAIHGTIQTLGIVLLFVIVIFVSGGWSAMSENAIALNQGDHLSIFGITPTEVFIYLLTIGAYQFVRQDLWQRFWAAKDHKTAMRGYWISIIVAGLTGVFVMTIGIFGRYGLQLESANPALIYYEVIEAIFSFPFVVVMVIVLLATVISTADSFFMAGASSIINDIIKPRMKNPTDAKLLQYSRYSVALVSIFALLLALYIPQLVNLWVTGTAMLVSGLLAPVAFGMFWKRTTKVAGVTSMWIGLVVATSWQILGHPFGIHPVFLGLPISIITLIVISLLSKPDELENPL
- a CDS encoding amidohydrolase, whose protein sequence is MKADTIFVNGHIMTMDMDLLDASAVVVREGVIQYVGDTEPALNWKGKNTEVVDLEGKTLMPGFIESHVHPVDYAIKLLEIDCRATSAPSIEDVLKKIKEQTQSTPENEWIRGWGWDDSKLKEKRKITRWDLDKVSPNHPVILKRTCGHVAVANSKAFEMSGITKDTSQPKGGNIEYDQSGEMTGILEELAQDLLSLPEYDYNDLKKGFELAQKDFAKWGITTVHDMSAVQENMQLYQDLLSDDNLTVRVRPWIWALNQNGWKGHLNQTLSLGIKSGFGNDMIRIQGMKYMLDGSVGGRTAAVDQPYEDDNHKGILYFSTDEIAPYMKQAILGDLRVAIHAIGERAIEVSIQAFEEAHKEANISNMRNRIEHCALPTEDHLKRMKELGLIAASSIGFIYHIGDSYIKNLGTERMKRVYPHRTFIDYGIVAPGNSDLPVTGGNPWTGIYGAVNRKTISGQVSDSVQNISAYEAVKAYTVDAAYSSCEENIIGVIKASAKADLIIVSENPLEVDTEKLKDLEVEETFMNGKSIYKK
- a CDS encoding o-succinylbenzoate--CoA ligase, translated to MSNTIPHWLTKQALLSPNQPAIEMENGNVITYKLLQEKSQQCARRLTSLGIKQGDHIGIFSTNQPEMMIAIHALSYIGAVAVLLNIRLTKEELAYQIENAEIRYLLTSKDVEAKMNFNIPTFSFAQVESFQEAAIELKTELRLDDVFTIIYTSGTTGYPKGVVHTYGNHWWSAIGSALNFGLQATDKWLAVLPMFHVGGLSIFIRSVIYGIPVYLMEKFDETAFHQAIFEKGVTIASVVTVMLKRLVNTLKDEKYPETFRCMLLGGGPAPKTLLEQANNHEIAVFQSYGMTETSSQIVTLSPADAMNQLGSSGKPLFPAQLKINEPNREGIGEIFVKGPMVTEGYYKNEQANNRVFNDGWLATGDLGYVDEKGFLYVVERRTDLIISGGENIYPTEVENVIARLGEILEVGVIGVPDEKWGQVPVAFVVKTDEISSELIISYAKQRLASYKLPKHIFFIDELPRNASNKLMRKKLLDIYNEIPDKFI
- a CDS encoding glycine betaine ABC transporter substrate-binding protein; the encoded protein is MFKRSLKRAGLIGTLAIGLVVAGCGNDDSNGNSGDDNAAEGGINGEIELAYVEWDSEVASTHVIGKVLEDVGYDVKLTALDNAVMWEAVANGEVDGMVAAWLPGTHAEQFDAYGDQVDRLGVNLEGAKIGLVVPEYMDVDSIADLSDEAGQTITGIEPGAGVVSASEETVETYENLDGWTVQTSSSGAMTKELGSAYDNKDEIIVTGWTPHWKFQVYDLKYLEDPEGVFGEAETIETMVREGLEEDAPEAYQILDNFYWTTDDMEEVMLNINEGTDPADAAAEWVEANQDKVDEWTEGIK
- a CDS encoding ABC transporter permease, whose translation is MLDFVDKIPLAEWTEKATDWIQGKFAFLFEPIKEHFGEFMDFISEKALTSIPPVLFILIVAVIAFLVSGKKFGLAVFSIVGLWFVYNQGLWEALMATITLVILASLLSVIIGVPIGILMAKSKIANSIFQPILDFMQTMPAFVYLIPAVAFFGIGMVPGVFASLIFATPPTVRFTNLGIRQVSKDLIEASDSFGATGPQKLFKVELPMAKSTIMAGINQTVMLALSMVVIASMIGAPGLGSQVLSALQRASVGTGFVAGVGIVILAIIIDRITQNMNKGKE
- a CDS encoding glycine betaine/L-proline ABC transporter ATP-binding protein, producing the protein MAVVEAKNLSKIFGKNINQSIKMLDQGISKEEILKKTGNTVGVNRASFMVEEGEIFVIMGLSGSGKSTLVRLINRLIDPSEGSILIDGKELATLDKKALRQVRREKLGMVFQQFALFPHRTILENAVFGLEVQGIDKKERRKRAEESLKLVGLGDYIHQKPGQLSGGMQQRVGLARALANDPKVLLMDEAFSALDPLIRKEMQDELIDLQASMKKTIIFITHDLDEALRIGDRIALMKDGVIVQIGTPEEILMKPANDYVEKFVEDVDRSKILTASHIMKRPETINIEKHGPRTALERMRKEGISSILVVDEKRRLQGYVTADDASEARKKGISSIKEILKTDILRVAPEALMQEIFSLIYNTPVPIAVVEESGRLNGIIVRGAVLAALANDGEVNLDA